The following coding sequences are from one Lolium rigidum isolate FL_2022 chromosome 6, APGP_CSIRO_Lrig_0.1, whole genome shotgun sequence window:
- the LOC124660855 gene encoding vesicle transport v-SNARE 13-like produces MSEVFEGYERQYCEVSASLFRKCTAASALDGEKKKQRLSEIQSGVQEAESLIRKMDLEARSLQPSTKAGLLAKLREYKSDLNNLKSEIKRISSPNARQATREELLESGMADTLAVSTDQRGRLMMTTERLNQSTDRIKQSRTTMLEAEDLGVSILQDLHQQRQSLLHAHTTLHGVDDNIGKSKKILAAMSKRMDRNKWIIGGIMSALVLAILIILYFKFAY; encoded by the exons ATGAGCGAGGTGTTCGAGGGCTACGAGCGCCAGTACTGCGAGGTCTCCGCCTCCCTCTTCCGCAAGTGCACCGCCGCCTCCGCTCTCGATGGAG agaagaagaagcagaggctCTCAGAGATACAGTCCGGCGTGCAGGAAGCTGAATCGCTG ATTCGGAAGATGGACCTGGAAGCGAGGAGCCTGCAGCCGAGCACGAAAGCGGGTTTGCTAGCTAAGCTGCGGGAATACAAATCTGACCTCAACAACCTCAAGAGCGAGATCAAGAGGATCTCGTCGCCCAATGCCAGGCAGGCTACAAGGGAGGAACTCCTTGAGTCTGGCATGGCTGACACACTCGCG GTGTCTACTGATCAAAGGGGAAGGTTGATGATGACAACTGAGCGACTGAATCAGTCCACTGACAGAATTAAACAGAGCCGAACAACTATGCTGGAGGCAGAAGATCTTGGTGTGTCAATTCTTCAGGACCTTCATCAACAACGGCAGTCACTACTGCATGCCCACACTACC TTGCATGGTGTCGATGATAACATTGGCAAGAGCAAAAAGATCCTGGCGGCGATGTCAAAGAGGATGGACAGGAACAAGTGGATCATTGGGGGAATCATGTCAGCTCTAGTTCTCGCCATACTTATCATACTGTACTTTAAGTTCGCCTACTGA